A region from the Excalfactoria chinensis isolate bCotChi1 chromosome 24, bCotChi1.hap2, whole genome shotgun sequence genome encodes:
- the RAMP2 gene encoding receptor activity-modifying protein 2: MAPCAQMGSGCLSRGLLLLCVLLVHRFCQAGATAEGFVQEAGTTPSLPVYNITDELVEEIYTNLTQRCWESFVQVMQNVSGAQLCEWRVISRPYSSLQQCLEDWADSLKYSYPNALAESYIFQSHHRYFQNCSAGSQAYFDPPEDVLLAMIIAPICLIPFLVTLVIWRSKDGKAQP; this comes from the exons ATGGCACCGTGTGCGCAGATGGGCTCTGGCTGCCTCTCCCGagggctcctgctgctctgcg TGCTGCTGGTCCACCGGTTTTGCCAAGCGGGTGCCACGGCTGAGGGCTTCGTGCAGGAGGCGGGAACAACCCCATCGCTGCCCGTGTACAACATTACGGATGAGCTGGTGG AGGAGATCTACACCAACTTGACGCAGCGCTGCTGGGAGTCCTTCGTGCAGGTGATGCAGAACGTGAGCGGCGCACAGCTGTGCGAGTGGAGGGTCATCAGCAG GCCGtacagctccctgcagcagtgcctggagGATTGGGCCGACAGCCTGAAATACAGCTACCCCAACGCCTTGGCTGAGAGCTACATCTTCCAGAGCCACCACCGCTACTTCCAGAACTGCTCGGCCGGCAGCCAGGCCTACTTCGACCCCCCCGAGGACGTGCTGCTGGCCATGATCATCGCCCCCATCTGCCTCATCCCCTTCCTCGTCACCCTGGTCATCTGGCGCAGCAAGGACGGCAAGGCGCAGCCGTAG